The following DNA comes from Anaerolineae bacterium.
GCAGTGGAAGAAGCTATAAGGGGAGGGGCCACCGTAATCCAGTACCGGGAGAAGGACGCCCCCACTCGCAAGATGGTAGAGGAAGCAAGGCTTCTTAGAGCCCTATGCAAGGCCAGAGGGGTCCTTTTCATTGTCAATGACCGGATTGATGTAGCCCTCGCCGTGGATGCAGATGGAGTCCATGTAGGGGATGAGGACATGCCGGTCTGGCTAGCTCGCAAAATCCTGGGGCCTCGTAAAATTATTGGGGCTTCGGCCGATAGTGTGGAGAAGGCTATCCTCTATGCTTCAGAGGGTGCCAACTACTTGGGGGTGGGCAGTGTTTACGTTACCTCTACCAAGCCTGATGCTGGTTCGCCCATCGGTCTTGAAGGTTTGAGGAGAATACTAAGGGTGGCCACTGTTCCGGTGGTGGCCATAGGCGGGATAAGCGAGGAGAATGCCCGGGAAGTTCTGGAAACAGGGGTTTCAGGGATTGCGGTAGTTTCGGCTGTTATGGGAGCACCTGACATTTTTGAGGCTACCCATCGTCTACGAAAAATTGTGGATGAGGTTTTGGGATCATGACCAGATGGGGATGGATAGGATTGGGGTTTCTGGCTATATGTTGGCCTCTCAACTGGTTCCTTCCCGGGCCGAGGACTCACATCCTATTCTTCCCATTGTGGCTCGGCCTCATACTGGTTCTGGATTCACTGGTGTTCTGGCGTA
Coding sequences within:
- the thiE gene encoding thiamine phosphate synthase; amino-acid sequence: MDLRLYVITDSRLLRARSLVEAVEEAIRGGATVIQYREKDAPTRKMVEEARLLRALCKARGVLFIVNDRIDVALAVDADGVHVGDEDMPVWLARKILGPRKIIGASADSVEKAILYASEGANYLGVGSVYVTSTKPDAGSPIGLEGLRRILRVATVPVVAIGGISEENAREVLETGVSGIAVVSAVMGAPDIFEATHRLRKIVDEVLGS